The Mycolicibacterium flavescens genome has a segment encoding these proteins:
- the fdx_2 gene encoding ferredoxin, with product MMKVWVDFDTCDGNGVCMSICREVFDVRDDGLHLLQEEPGEELRKQLVGAEVSCPTSAITVED from the coding sequence ATGATGAAGGTCTGGGTCGACTTCGACACCTGTGACGGCAACGGCGTGTGCATGAGCATCTGCCGGGAGGTGTTCGACGTCCGAGACGACGGTCTTCACCTCCTGCAGGAGGAACCGGGTGAAGAGTTGCGAAAACAACTGGTCGGCGCGGAAGTGTCGTGTCCAACCAGCGCTATCACGGTGGAGGACTGA